A window of the Oncorhynchus masou masou isolate Uvic2021 chromosome 13, UVic_Omas_1.1, whole genome shotgun sequence genome harbors these coding sequences:
- the ccdc150 gene encoding coiled-coil domain-containing protein 150: MSRPVIQPLSAGATAPEALSLLHQRLLVAEEQAESLIRDMGSLGVSREQLLEPVERDPIQRPISPVKMHHALREPGGEGLLWRQCDGLVSRVCRMESLLQTLKLTTFRLETERDLDPSHSARLKEQLSALQQESDEEQRVSRREVMRLRDLLREACLDRDESRVEVQRLGEALEVATTSKMDVALAAEELKMVKVQMSEKLLQLKEQMSQESARSFENEKSHSALLQRVEEMERVVEMERRQAHSVQADCHALRSDVQATRQRLQEEKDRGHRLQEQCEQLKGQAEVKDSLVLELTGELKSARLALQKQQQENSRLLRDGGDLRTAADKVQAFNNQLESQCSELSSALHSLTVEKSKLLTEHQASIKAERSRVTKQLQEQDLLLDAARRNIQAELQGALSAKVKLQMELETLKVDHTQLLQSSTVAQETVATQRELLERTIERLRGNLNSAVKEGEVMRTDRDCAKTEMCIVVTKLEGERSALETQLANVKLEAESLNSTLQKQEEENRRLMGKLAVIEHQQNAQQQVEQMLKELTDSKNNLAYEKGKLQTRVDQLQEELQALRDTHVESVQQCKLSSVLENKYTQVSSEISTLKTTCHKLEAQLRQAQAEVQVKEGEVMSVVAARDEALRDSQALRGQLDKLQKQHRDKMCELEGWLGVSRQGGGSVAQTLENVLVSHSRLQHNTETVQKELGRREQELASLRRDRLQGQREIQKLQAEVEKLQDIMATSNSKKNKMLEPLRKALDVARLDNKKLAQSLEQAVLANSTLQANLDRARDQHQSTITQREVELAEARAEIGRWSEHLESMKLRMRKERDSVKRLSQREISELRKALEDLSSRSGDLSRANRELREKTSELEKVVSNQKARLRDQKTQLKQHLDNRATLGNSQKIKDMEGELKSLKTLKDQYQKKNYEQSELIQQFRSETLSLQRELRRLSSSQEGELEAERELRHVMQDKCQRLEESIKKLQEAKDQAEQKMKEVSLESQQISENLEEAHSWFRSKFDSLKSDGEPNRSMGDEEPQEYGDHTPGGSKGGAQSSSCKRNRKTLCDSRPPEPPEWERWRSTMQRWETKRELARIANGYKPGGIQALTHSQ; encoded by the exons ATGTCCCGCCCAGTGATCCAGCCCCTGAGTGCAGGGGCCACTGCCCCAGAGGCGTTGTCCCTGCTACACCAGCGACTCTTGGTGgcggaggagcaggcagagtctCTCATCAGAGACATGGGCAGTCTGGGAGTGTCTAGAGAGCAGCTCCTGGAGCCCGTAGAGAGGGACCCCATTCAGCGTCCCATTAGCCCTGTGAAGATGCACCATGCCCTAAGAGAGCCCGGAGGAGAAGGGCTACTGTGGCGCCAGTGTGATGGGCTAGTGAGCAGGGTATGTCGCATGGAGAGCCTCCTGCAGACCCTCAAGCTCACAACTTTTCGcttggagactgagagagacctgGATCCCTCACACTCAG CCCGTCTGAAGGAGCAGCTGTCTGCGCTGCAGCAGGAGAGTGATGAGGAGCAGCGGGTCTCCAGAAGGGAGGTGATGCGGCTGAGGGACCTGCTCCGTGAGGCCTGTCTGGACAGGGACGAGTCCCGGGTGGAGGTGCAGAGACTGGGGGAGGCCCTGGAGGTCGCCACCACCTCCAAG ATGGATGTGGCTCTGGCTGCAGAGGAGCTGAAGATGGTCAAAGTCCAGATGAGTGAGAAGCTGCTGCAG CTGAAGGAACAGATGTCCCAGGAGTCTGCTCGGTCTTTTGAGAATGAGAAatcccacagtgcactacttcagagggtggaggagatggagagagtggtggagatggagagacgaCAG GCCCACTCAGTGCAGGCAGACTGCCATGCCCTGCGTTCTGATGTACAGGCCACTAGACAGAGACTACaagaggagaaggacagaggccACAGGCTGCAGGAGCAGTGTGAGCAGCTCAAAGGGCAGGCAG AGGTAAAAGATTCCCTTGTTTTGGAGTTGACAGGTGAACTAAAA AGTGCACGGCTAGCCCTGCAGAAGCAGCAGCAAGAGAACAGCAGGTTACTGAGAGATGGGGGAGATCTGAGGACTGCAGCTGACAAAGTCCAA GCATTTAACAACCAGTTGGAGAGTCAGTGCTCTGAGTTGAGTTCAGCCCTACATTCTCTTACCGTGGAGAAATCCAAgctactgactgaacaccaggcTAGCATTAAG gCAGAGAGAAGTCGTGTGACCAAGCAGTTGCAGGAGCAAGACCTCCTGCTGGATGCAGCCAGACGCAACATCCAGGCAGAATTGCAGGGGGCGCTATCAGCTAAAGTTAAATTGCAGATGGAACT GGAGACTCTGAAGGTTGACCACACCCAGCTACTTCAGAGTTCCACGGTTGCCCAAGAGACAGTTGCCACTCAGCGGGAGCTGTTGGAGCGTACCATTGAGAGGCTGCGGGGGAATCTGAACTCGGCTGTAAAGGAAGGGGAGGTCATGAGGACAGACCGGGACTGTGCAAAGACTGAG ATGTGCATTGTGGTCACCAAGCTAGAGGGTGAGAGGAGTGCTCTGGAAACACAACTCGCTAATGTCAAG CTGGAGGCAGAATCTCTGAACTCCACCTTGCAGAAGCAGGAGGAAGAGAATAGGAGGCTCATGGGAAAACTGGCTGTCATAGAGCATCAGCAG AATGCTCAGCAGCAGGTGGAGCAGATGCTTAAGGAGCTGACGGATAGTAAGAACAACCTGGCCTATGAGAAAGGGAAGCTACAG ACCAGGGTAGATCAACTCCAGGAGGAGCTGCAAGCTTTAAGGGACACCCATGTAGAAAGTGTCCAACAATGCAAGCTGAGCTCTGTGTTAGAGAACAagtacacacag GTCAGCTCTGAAATTAGCACCCTGAAGACAACCTGTCATAAACTGGAGGCTCAGCTCAGACAGGCCCAGGCTGAAGTCCAGGTGAAGGAGGGGGAGGTGATGTCGGTGGTGGCAGCCAGAGACGAAGCTCTGCGGGACAGCCAGGCCCTGAGGGGACAACTGGACAAACTGCAGAAGCAGCACAGGGACAAG ATGTGTGAGCTGGAGGGCTGGCTGGGTGTGTCTCGTCAGGGTGGGGGCAGTGTGGCTCAGACCCTGGAGAACGTTTTGGTCTCCCACTCCCGTCTGCAACACAACACTGAGACAGTACAGAAGGAGCTGGGGAGACGAGAGCAGGAGCTGGCCTCACTCAGGAGAGaccg ACTGCAGGGTCAGCGAGAGATTCAGAAGCTACAGGCAGAGGTGGAAAAGCTCCAAGACATCATGGCAACAAGTAACTCCAAGAAAAACAAAATG CTGGAGCCCTTGCGTAAGGCCCTGGATGTGGCAAGGCTAGATAACAAGAAACTAGCCCAAAGTTTAGAGCAGGCTGTGTTGGCCAACAGCACTCTGCAGGCCAACCTGGACCGAGCCAGAGACCAACACCAGAGCACCATCACACAGAG AGAGGTGGAGCTGGCTGAGGCCAGGGCAGAGATTGGTCGATGGTCAGAGCATCTGGAATCGATGAAGCTTcggatgaggaaagagagggactcCGTGAAGAGGTTGTCACAGAGAGAAATCTCAGAG ttgaGAAAGGCTCTTGAGGACTTGTCATCTAGGTCAGGTGACCTCTCCAGGGCAAATCGGGAGCTGCGGGAGAAGACCTCTGAGTTGGAGAAAGTGGTGTCCAATCAGAAAGCCCGTCTCAGAGATCAGAAGACACAGCTCAAGCAACACCTAGATAATAGAGCCACTCTGGGCAACTCTCAGAAAATAAAA GACATGGAAGGTGAACTAAAGAGCCTCAAGACCTTGAAGGATCAGTATCAGAAGAAGAACTATGAGCAG agTGAGTTGATCCAGCAGTTCCGGTCCGAGACATTATCCCTCCAGCGGGAGCTACGGCGCCTGTCTTCCAGCCAGGAGGGGGAGCTagaggctgagagggagctgagaCACGTCATGCAAGACAAGTGTCAG AGGCTGGAGGAGAGCATCAAGAAGCTGCAGGAGGCCAAAGACCAGGCAGAGCAGAAAATGAAAGAGGTCAGCCTGGAGTCACAGCAG ATATCAGAGAACCTAGAGGAAGCTCACAGTTGGTTCCGGTCCAAGTTTGACAGCCTGAAGAGTGATGGAGAGCCAAACAGATCCATGGGGGACGAGGAACCACAAGAATATGGAGACCACACCCCGGGAGGCAGTAAAGGGGGTGCACAAAGTTCATCATGCAAACGCAACAGAAAG ACTCTGTGTGATAGCAGGCCTCCAGAACctccagagtgggagagatggagatccACCATGCAACGCTGGGAGACCAAGAGAGAGCTGGCTCGCATTGCAAATGGATACAAACCTGGTGGGATACAGGCACTGACACACTCACAATAA